From the Hyphomicrobium sp. ghe19 genome, one window contains:
- a CDS encoding bifunctional protein tyrosine phosphatase family protein/NAD(P)/FAD-dependent oxidoreductase: MPFKELSPTFSVAPQLTEADIAEAAKMGFRSIVCNRPDGEEMGQPTASDMSRVAESNGMAFAHVPVVPGQITSNDVDAMRDALAHLPRPILAFCRSGTRSATLWALADSDPKEPGITIETAKRAGYDLSSIMPSLERRAKAGRPMTFDILIVGGGSAGISTAASLRKRNRKISIAVIDPAETHYYQPGWTLVGAGVFSPEQTRHSEASVIPKGVEWIQAAVTEFRPEQNEVQLADGRVAKYHVMVAAPGIKLAWDAIPGLAEALGSNGVTSNYRYDLAPYTYRLVRELRRGRALFTQPPMPIKCAGAPQKAMYLSCDIWSDAHVLQNIDVEFHNAGAVLFGVPAYVPALKNYIERYGIDLRLESKLVAVDGQRKIATLERKSADGVLERVERSFDLLHAVPPQVAPEFVASSPLAGPGGFIEVDPATLQHVRYQNVFGLGDAAGTSNAKTAAAARKQAPVVAVNALAVLEGKQPAADYNGYGSCPLTVERGKIVLAEFGYGGKLLPSFPTWLIDGTRPSRTAWFLKERLLPPIYWRGMLKGREWMAHPHLIENSV; the protein is encoded by the coding sequence ATGCCTTTCAAGGAACTCAGCCCGACATTTTCCGTCGCGCCGCAATTGACGGAAGCAGACATTGCCGAAGCCGCAAAAATGGGCTTCCGGTCGATCGTATGCAATCGGCCCGATGGCGAAGAGATGGGACAACCCACGGCGTCGGACATGTCTCGCGTCGCCGAAAGCAACGGCATGGCATTCGCGCATGTGCCTGTCGTTCCGGGGCAGATCACAAGCAACGATGTCGACGCGATGCGCGATGCACTCGCGCATCTCCCTCGCCCGATATTGGCGTTCTGCCGAAGCGGCACGCGTTCGGCAACGCTGTGGGCATTAGCCGATTCCGACCCGAAAGAGCCGGGGATCACGATCGAAACCGCGAAGCGCGCGGGCTACGACCTGAGCTCCATCATGCCGTCGCTCGAGCGACGCGCTAAAGCAGGCCGCCCAATGACCTTTGACATTCTCATCGTCGGCGGCGGATCGGCTGGAATTTCTACGGCGGCGAGCCTGCGCAAGCGCAATCGGAAAATTTCCATCGCCGTCATCGATCCTGCCGAGACTCATTACTATCAGCCGGGCTGGACGTTGGTCGGTGCTGGCGTGTTCTCGCCCGAGCAGACACGGCACAGCGAAGCGAGCGTCATTCCAAAAGGCGTCGAATGGATTCAGGCGGCTGTCACCGAGTTCCGCCCCGAGCAGAACGAGGTCCAGCTCGCCGATGGGCGCGTCGCGAAATATCACGTGATGGTGGCTGCACCGGGCATCAAGCTCGCCTGGGACGCCATACCGGGCCTTGCGGAAGCACTCGGCTCCAACGGCGTGACATCCAACTATCGCTACGATCTCGCGCCCTACACCTATCGGCTGGTGCGAGAACTCCGCCGCGGTCGCGCGCTATTCACTCAGCCGCCGATGCCGATCAAATGCGCAGGCGCCCCGCAAAAGGCGATGTACCTGTCTTGCGACATCTGGAGCGACGCCCACGTGCTTCAGAATATCGACGTGGAATTTCATAACGCGGGTGCGGTGCTCTTCGGTGTTCCGGCCTACGTGCCGGCGCTCAAAAACTACATCGAACGATACGGCATAGACCTTCGCCTGGAATCAAAGCTGGTGGCGGTCGATGGCCAGAGGAAAATAGCAACCCTCGAACGCAAGAGCGCCGACGGCGTCCTTGAACGCGTCGAGCGATCATTCGACCTGCTTCATGCTGTGCCACCCCAGGTGGCGCCCGAGTTCGTTGCCAGCAGCCCGCTCGCAGGTCCCGGTGGCTTCATCGAAGTCGATCCGGCGACGCTGCAGCACGTGCGCTATCAAAACGTCTTCGGTCTGGGCGATGCGGCGGGAACGAGCAACGCGAAGACAGCTGCAGCCGCGCGCAAGCAAGCGCCCGTCGTCGCCGTCAACGCGCTCGCTGTGCTGGAGGGCAAACAACCCGCCGCCGATTACAATGGCTACGGCTCCTGCCCTCTCACCGTCGAACGCGGCAAGATCGTGCTCGCGGAATTTGGCTATGGCGGCAAGCTGCTTCCAAGCTTCCCCACTTGGCTGATCGACGGCACGCGCCCCAGCCGCACCGCGTGGTTCCTCAAAGAGCGACTGCTGCCGCCGATCTATTGGCGGGGAATGCTCAAGGGCCGCGAATGGATGGCTCATCCGCACCTCATCGAGAATTCGGTGTGA
- a CDS encoding sulfite exporter TauE/SafE family protein produces MTLEPLQYFLGAASGSLVGFTLALVGGGGSILAVPLMVYLVGVANPHIAIGTSAFAVAVNAATGLIGHARAHTVKWRCGGMYATAGVIGALLGSTMGKAIDGHKLLILFAMVMVLIGVLMLKGRGNPGNPGAECNREKAPKVLSYGLGTGLFSGFFGIGGGFLIVPGLVGSTGMPILNAVGTSLIAVTAFGLTTAINYAYSGLIDWPLAFVFIAGGVAGGLVGTRVASHIAKERGMLTTVFAALIFVVAAYMIWKSLSAIGL; encoded by the coding sequence GTGACGCTCGAGCCGCTCCAATATTTCCTCGGCGCCGCTTCGGGATCACTGGTCGGGTTCACGCTTGCCCTTGTCGGCGGCGGCGGATCGATACTCGCCGTGCCGCTGATGGTTTACCTGGTGGGCGTTGCCAACCCGCACATCGCCATCGGAACGAGCGCGTTCGCCGTCGCCGTAAATGCAGCGACCGGACTCATAGGTCATGCCCGCGCGCACACGGTGAAATGGCGCTGCGGCGGAATGTATGCGACCGCCGGCGTGATCGGCGCGCTTCTCGGTTCGACCATGGGCAAGGCGATCGACGGCCACAAGCTCCTCATTCTGTTTGCGATGGTCATGGTGCTCATCGGTGTTCTGATGCTGAAGGGGCGTGGCAATCCCGGCAACCCCGGCGCCGAATGCAATCGCGAGAAAGCTCCGAAGGTTCTGAGTTACGGCCTTGGCACCGGACTCTTCTCCGGGTTCTTCGGTATCGGCGGCGGCTTTCTCATCGTGCCGGGTCTCGTTGGCTCGACGGGAATGCCGATACTGAATGCGGTCGGCACGTCGCTGATTGCCGTCACGGCGTTCGGGCTGACGACCGCGATAAATTACGCCTATTCCGGTCTCATCGACTGGCCGCTCGCATTCGTATTCATCGCCGGCGGCGTTGCCGGAGGATTGGTTGGCACCCGCGTCGCCAGTCACATAGCGAAAGAGCGGGGCATGCTGACGACCGTATTCGCCGCCCTCATCTTCGTGGTCGCCGCATACATGATCTGGAAAAGCCTCTCAGCGATCGGATTGTAG
- a CDS encoding DUF6691 family protein gives MTRENVLPLLSGALFGAGLAISGMIDPARVRAFLDVTGNWDPTLAFVMGGALLPMAVAWQVLKRRQKPLASNSIPSTSNVDFRLISGAAIFGIGWGVAGICPGPSIAALAVQPMSALLFSIAMAAGMRLHSFIFSARSLSRA, from the coding sequence ATGACGAGAGAGAACGTACTCCCCCTCCTCAGCGGCGCACTCTTTGGCGCGGGCCTTGCCATTTCCGGAATGATTGATCCGGCGAGAGTCCGCGCGTTTCTCGACGTGACCGGCAATTGGGATCCGACCTTGGCATTCGTCATGGGCGGCGCGCTGCTGCCGATGGCCGTTGCTTGGCAGGTCTTGAAACGCCGTCAAAAGCCGCTCGCGTCCAATAGCATTCCTTCGACGAGCAATGTCGATTTCCGATTGATCAGCGGTGCGGCGATTTTCGGAATCGGCTGGGGCGTTGCCGGCATTTGCCCGGGCCCCAGCATAGCAGCTCTCGCGGTCCAGCCGATGTCGGCGCTCCTCTTCTCGATAGCCATGGCCGCGGGCATGCGATTGCACAGTTTCATTTTTTCAGCGCGAAGCCTGAGCCGAGCGTAA
- a CDS encoding YeeE/YedE family protein has protein sequence MPGFPQAAPVEGLVGGLLIGLAAAIMLLGNGRIAGVSGLFARALSISPGETPRQLAWAFIIGLPIGAGLVELVVGVNAKFPTPTLLLVAGVIVGFGTQLGSGCTSGHGICGLSRLSKRSIFATLTFMSAGVITVTMMRLLGLSP, from the coding sequence ATGCCCGGCTTCCCTCAGGCTGCCCCGGTAGAGGGCCTCGTCGGCGGACTTCTCATCGGTCTCGCCGCCGCAATCATGTTGCTCGGCAACGGGCGCATCGCCGGCGTCAGCGGACTGTTCGCACGGGCACTCAGCATATCGCCCGGTGAAACACCGCGACAGCTGGCATGGGCCTTCATCATCGGCCTGCCCATCGGGGCCGGATTGGTCGAGCTTGTCGTCGGCGTGAATGCGAAGTTCCCCACTCCGACCTTGCTGCTCGTCGCAGGTGTGATTGTCGGCTTTGGCACGCAGCTCGGATCGGGCTGCACGAGCGGGCATGGCATTTGCGGCCTTTCGCGGCTTTCCAAGCGCTCCATCTTCGCGACGCTCACCTTCATGAGCGCAGGCGTGATCACGGTCACGATGATGCGACTACTGGGATTGTCGCCATGA
- a CDS encoding MBL fold metallo-hydrolase, translating to MDPVARQADALIRSSRKSAVKPAIQAFFDEPTNTVSYVVHDPATRAAAIIDSVLDFDQAAGRTDTKSADAIIAYVLANGLKVEWLLETHAHADHLSAAPYLQNVLGGKLAIGREIIRVQNVFGKIFNVGTEFERDGSEFDRLFADGDRFQIGEIEAMTLHVPGHTPADMAYVIGDAVFTGDTLFMPDYGTARADFPGGDAHQLYRSIRRLMTLPDETRLFLCHDYKAVGRDEYAWETTVGAERTGNIHAHEGVSEDEFVTMRTTRDATLAMPKLILPSVQVNMRGGRLPEAEDNGTRYLKLPLNVL from the coding sequence ATGGACCCCGTTGCCCGTCAAGCCGACGCCTTGATCCGCAGTTCACGCAAATCCGCAGTGAAACCGGCGATACAGGCCTTCTTCGACGAACCGACGAACACGGTGAGCTACGTCGTGCATGATCCTGCGACCCGCGCAGCGGCGATCATCGACAGCGTATTGGATTTCGACCAAGCGGCCGGCCGCACGGACACGAAGTCGGCGGATGCGATCATCGCCTACGTCCTCGCCAACGGGTTGAAGGTCGAGTGGCTGCTGGAAACGCACGCGCACGCCGATCACCTCTCGGCCGCGCCGTATCTGCAGAATGTGCTCGGCGGCAAACTGGCGATCGGACGCGAGATCATTCGAGTGCAAAACGTCTTCGGCAAAATCTTCAATGTCGGCACCGAGTTCGAACGCGACGGATCAGAATTCGATCGGCTGTTCGCCGATGGCGACCGCTTTCAGATCGGAGAGATCGAGGCCATGACGCTCCACGTACCGGGACACACGCCAGCCGACATGGCTTATGTCATCGGTGACGCGGTCTTCACAGGCGATACGTTGTTCATGCCTGATTACGGCACCGCTCGTGCGGATTTCCCGGGCGGCGATGCGCATCAGCTCTATCGCTCGATACGCCGCCTCATGACGCTGCCGGACGAGACCCGTCTTTTCCTCTGCCACGACTACAAGGCTGTCGGGCGGGATGAATATGCCTGGGAAACGACGGTCGGCGCCGAGCGAACTGGTAACATCCACGCGCACGAAGGCGTGAGCGAAGACGAATTCGTGACCATGCGGACAACCCGGGACGCGACGCTCGCGATGCCCAAGCTCATTTTGCCTTCGGTCCAAGTCAACATGCGCGGCGGACGCCTCCCCGAGGCCGAGGACAATGGAACGCGCTATCTGAAGCTCCCACTGAACGTGCTGTGA